Proteins encoded in a region of the Bacillus methanolicus genome:
- a CDS encoding helix-turn-helix domain-containing protein, with the protein MILNELGKLYSIETVANKLNVSRQTVYAWIEKGSLKALKLGGTVYRVPEKELEHFIFKAMYNNNSKEVN; encoded by the coding sequence ATGATACTGAATGAACTAGGTAAACTTTATTCGATAGAGACTGTCGCAAACAAGCTAAATGTTTCACGTCAAACAGTTTACGCATGGATAGAAAAAGGAAGTCTTAAGGCTTTAAAGCTAGGTGGAACGGTTTATAGAGTACCTGAGAAGGAACTTGAACACTTTATCTTTAAAGCAATGTATAACAACAATTCGAAGGAGGTTAATTAA
- a CDS encoding helix-turn-helix domain-containing protein, which yields MELLTVYETAKLLKLSTNRVYALIKQGVLPSVRVGGSIRVVREDLEQFLKGDRKYDTE from the coding sequence ATGGAATTATTAACAGTTTATGAAACAGCTAAGCTATTAAAGCTGTCTACAAATCGTGTTTATGCCCTTATTAAACAAGGAGTTCTTCCCTCGGTTCGTGTGGGCGGTTCAATTAGGGTCGTACGTGAAGACTTAGAACAATTCCTTAAAGGTGATAGGAAATATGATACTGAATGA
- a CDS encoding ISL3 family transposase, with protein sequence MFSVSLDLPEFEVVKQVFLEDCNLLHVEKNTMEERCTFCGFFTSNVHDWRTRKVRDLSILGKPLFLFVRVNRYRCHNCNEVFSQTFESISPKKHQTNRYREYLYQMCNGSTIQEVSRKEKVPYTTVERIFYSIAKEKEMEHLEHLVSALENNELVLSLDEVAVRKGHRYETVLMDAQSGSVLGMEHQRSYDSTLTLLSKEILANKCVQTVVMDMWDPFHKAVKSVFPEACIVIDKYHVVQKVTQALDQVRKNIPGLKKERFKLLKGSEKLTANEKQQLDEMLEEHLELSYAYFLKELFREVYQAPDFDTADSLLEEWIQLAWSSPFPSFHQVAKTLENWKAQILQYFLTPFTNGRIEGTNNKIKNIKRRAFGFKNLDRFRLRVFLECTGKTYKNQAA encoded by the coding sequence GTGTTTTCTGTATCACTAGATTTGCCAGAATTTGAAGTTGTTAAACAAGTATTTCTTGAAGATTGCAATCTGTTACATGTTGAGAAAAATACGATGGAAGAACGTTGTACTTTTTGCGGCTTTTTTACCAGTAATGTCCACGACTGGCGGACAAGAAAAGTTCGTGATCTATCTATATTAGGCAAACCCCTTTTTTTATTTGTCAGAGTGAACAGATACCGTTGTCACAACTGTAATGAGGTATTTTCCCAAACATTTGAATCGATTAGCCCTAAAAAACATCAGACCAATCGATACAGAGAATATCTGTATCAAATGTGCAACGGATCCACTATTCAAGAAGTAAGTCGAAAGGAAAAAGTTCCTTATACGACAGTAGAAAGAATTTTTTATTCCATCGCTAAAGAAAAAGAAATGGAGCATTTAGAACATCTTGTTAGTGCTTTAGAAAACAATGAACTAGTCCTTAGCCTTGATGAAGTCGCTGTTCGAAAGGGTCACCGATATGAAACCGTTCTAATGGATGCCCAATCCGGCAGTGTTCTTGGTATGGAACATCAACGTAGTTATGATTCTACTCTAACCTTACTCTCCAAGGAGATCCTGGCTAATAAGTGTGTTCAAACCGTTGTCATGGATATGTGGGATCCCTTTCATAAAGCTGTTAAATCCGTATTTCCAGAGGCCTGTATCGTCATTGATAAGTATCATGTAGTGCAAAAAGTTACCCAAGCACTTGATCAAGTAAGGAAGAATATTCCTGGCCTGAAAAAAGAACGGTTTAAGCTCTTGAAAGGTTCTGAAAAGCTAACGGCTAATGAAAAACAACAATTAGACGAAATGCTCGAAGAGCACCTAGAGTTGTCATATGCCTATTTTCTAAAAGAGCTATTTAGAGAAGTTTACCAAGCACCGGACTTTGATACAGCTGATTCACTCTTGGAAGAATGGATCCAACTTGCATGGAGCAGCCCATTTCCGTCATTCCATCAAGTAGCCAAGACCTTAGAAAATTGGAAAGCACAAATTTTGCAATACTTTCTTACACCCTTCACAAATGGCCGGATTGAAGGCACAAACAATAAAATCAAGAATATCAAAAGACGTGCATTTGGTTTTAAGAATTTAGACAGATTTAGACTCCGTGTATTTTTAGAATGTACAGGTAAAACTTATAAAAATCAGGCTGCCTGA
- a CDS encoding cupin domain-containing protein: protein MKVSKHNAEHYIWGENCDGWYLVKNKDLSVIYERMPINTSEVRHFHNHARQFFFVLSGTAILEIDGERIALNPKEGIEVPPLIPHQMINESDGDVEFLVISQPNSKGDRVLTEK from the coding sequence TTGAAGGTTAGTAAACACAACGCAGAACATTACATATGGGGAGAAAATTGTGATGGTTGGTATTTAGTAAAAAATAAAGATTTAAGTGTCATTTATGAACGTATGCCTATAAATACTTCAGAAGTAAGACATTTTCATAATCATGCACGACAATTTTTCTTTGTATTATCTGGTACTGCAATATTAGAAATTGATGGTGAACGTATAGCTTTAAATCCAAAAGAAGGAATAGAAGTACCACCACTTATTCCTCATCAAATGATTAATGAATCTGATGGAGATGTGGAATTTTTAGTAATATCCCAACCTAATAGTAAGGGCGACAGGGTTTTAACTGAAAAATAA
- a CDS encoding class I SAM-dependent methyltransferase yields the protein MNNKIDNDNWNANLYDSKHSFVSKFGEDLIDLLAPKKGEYILDLGCGTGDLSYKLHKLGVNVLGIDNSENMVEQAKKKYPNLKFEVQDALNLDYNCEFDAVFSNATLHWVKPPKQALYCIYDALKHNGKFVAEFGGKGNVKKITDEIHNQLEKLEVEYKAELFPWYFPSIGEYSTLMEEVGFRVIFAQHFDRPTPLDGDHGLKCSVIVCSKG from the coding sequence ATGAATAACAAAATTGATAATGATAATTGGAATGCAAATTTGTATGATAGTAAACACTCATTTGTTTCAAAATTTGGAGAAGATTTGATTGATTTGTTAGCACCGAAGAAAGGCGAATATATCCTTGATCTCGGATGTGGAACAGGAGATTTATCTTATAAACTTCATAAACTTGGAGTAAATGTTCTAGGTATTGATAATTCAGAAAATATGGTGGAACAAGCTAAAAAGAAGTACCCAAATTTAAAATTTGAAGTACAAGATGCTTTAAATCTTGATTATAATTGCGAATTCGATGCTGTTTTCTCGAACGCCACACTTCACTGGGTTAAACCTCCAAAGCAGGCTTTATATTGTATTTATGATGCCTTGAAACATAATGGCAAATTTGTTGCAGAATTCGGCGGAAAAGGGAATGTCAAAAAAATTACTGATGAAATCCATAACCAATTAGAAAAATTAGAGGTTGAATATAAAGCTGAGCTATTTCCCTGGTATTTTCCAAGTATAGGCGAATATTCAACATTAATGGAGGAAGTAGGCTTTAGAGTTATTTTTGCCCAACATTTTGATAGACCTACTCCGTTAGATGGAGATCATGGATTGAAATGTTCGGTAATAGTATGTTCGAAGGGCTAA
- the hutU gene encoding urocanate hydratase yields MTVNEPKRVIENYTGSKLHTKGWIQEAALRMLFNNLNPDVAERPEDLVVYGGIGKAARNWKCFDAIVETLKNLESDETLLVQSGKPVAVFKTHTDAPRVLIANSNLVPAWANWDHFHELDKKGLMMYGQMTAGSWIYIGTQGIVQGTYETFAECARRHFNGTLEGTITVTAGLGGMGGAQPLAVSLNGGVSINIEVDTNRIQRRLDTKYLDVMTESLDEAINMALEAKRNRKGISIGLLGNAPEVLNAMLAKEFIPDVLTDQTSAHDPVNGYVPMGMSLEKAQELRMKDPKLYEAKSKASIAEHVRAMLKMQKRGAITFDYGNNIRQVAKDEGVENAFNFPGFVPAYIRPQFCEGKGPFRWVALSGDPEDIYKTDDVILREFSYNTHLCNWIKMAQERIKFQGLPARICWLGYGERVKFGKIINDMVARGELKAPIVIGRDHLDSGSVASPNRETEAMKDGSDAVADWPILNALVNAVGGASWVSVHHGGGVGMGYSLHAGMVIVADGTKEAEKRLERVLTTDPGMGIVRHADAGYEFAIQTAKEKGINIPMLK; encoded by the coding sequence ATGACTGTCAATGAACCAAAAAGAGTTATTGAAAATTATACAGGTTCGAAACTTCATACGAAGGGATGGATTCAGGAAGCAGCATTGCGCATGCTGTTTAACAACTTGAATCCTGATGTGGCAGAGCGTCCGGAAGACCTTGTTGTTTACGGCGGCATCGGCAAAGCGGCCCGCAACTGGAAATGTTTTGATGCGATTGTTGAGACATTAAAAAATCTTGAAAGCGATGAAACATTGCTCGTTCAGTCCGGTAAACCGGTTGCCGTGTTCAAAACACACACTGATGCACCAAGAGTTTTGATTGCCAACTCAAACCTCGTGCCGGCATGGGCAAATTGGGACCATTTCCATGAGCTTGATAAAAAAGGGTTAATGATGTACGGGCAAATGACAGCGGGAAGCTGGATTTACATCGGAACTCAAGGAATTGTGCAAGGAACATATGAAACATTTGCAGAGTGTGCCCGACGGCATTTCAACGGCACCCTTGAAGGAACGATTACGGTTACTGCCGGTCTAGGCGGAATGGGCGGCGCTCAGCCGCTTGCCGTATCACTCAATGGCGGCGTCAGCATTAACATCGAAGTTGACACGAATCGCATTCAGCGCCGCCTTGATACAAAATACCTTGATGTAATGACTGAGAGCCTTGATGAAGCAATTAACATGGCTTTGGAAGCGAAACGTAACAGAAAAGGAATTTCGATTGGGCTTCTTGGCAATGCACCGGAAGTGTTAAACGCTATGCTTGCAAAAGAATTTATCCCTGATGTGCTAACAGACCAAACGTCTGCCCACGACCCAGTCAATGGCTATGTTCCGATGGGAATGAGTCTGGAAAAAGCACAAGAGCTTCGCATGAAAGATCCAAAATTATATGAAGCAAAATCAAAGGCAAGTATTGCCGAGCATGTCCGTGCGATGCTGAAAATGCAGAAGCGAGGAGCCATTACGTTTGATTACGGCAACAACATCCGCCAAGTGGCGAAAGACGAAGGCGTCGAAAACGCGTTTAACTTCCCCGGCTTCGTACCGGCCTACATTCGACCGCAATTTTGTGAAGGAAAAGGACCGTTCCGCTGGGTCGCGCTTTCGGGCGATCCAGAAGATATTTATAAAACAGACGATGTCATTTTACGTGAGTTCAGCTACAATACCCATCTTTGCAACTGGATTAAAATGGCACAAGAGCGAATTAAGTTCCAAGGACTTCCGGCTCGCATTTGCTGGTTAGGCTACGGCGAACGGGTGAAATTTGGAAAGATTATTAACGACATGGTAGCCCGAGGTGAATTGAAAGCGCCGATCGTGATTGGGCGCGACCACTTAGATTCCGGTTCTGTTGCTTCTCCAAACCGTGAAACAGAAGCAATGAAAGACGGAAGTGATGCTGTAGCAGACTGGCCAATCTTGAACGCTCTTGTAAACGCGGTCGGCGGGGCAAGCTGGGTATCTGTTCATCATGGCGGCGGTGTAGGTATGGGTTATTCGCTTCATGCCGGTATGGTCATTGTCGCTGACGGAACGAAAGAAGCAGAAAAACGCCTTGAGCGGGTTCTTACTACGGATCCGGGTATGGGGATTGTTCGTCATGCCGATGCCGGTTATGAGTTTGCAATACAAACGGCAAAAGAAAAAGGTATCAACATTCCAATGTTGAAGTAG